A genomic stretch from Leptotrichia sp. HSP-536 includes:
- a CDS encoding DUF448 domain-containing protein, with protein sequence MDTLKDKEIKIPERMCICCRKKGEKPEFFRIAERDGKYVFDKEMKIQARGFYVCKTVQCIEKLSKHKKYNIEMEQLVKMLEEIKRQKKSIIDILRPMKNSEYFMFGIDETIDGIKREKIKLVVIPKDIKSKYIQEFEKLSEKFNFKTIFIEKKTELIELFSRDVNVVGIFDKKVIKGILSKVEVMNG encoded by the coding sequence TTGGATACATTAAAAGATAAAGAAATTAAAATACCTGAAAGAATGTGTATTTGCTGTAGAAAAAAAGGTGAAAAGCCTGAATTTTTCCGTATAGCTGAGCGAGATGGGAAATATGTCTTTGATAAGGAAATGAAAATACAGGCAAGAGGATTTTACGTATGTAAAACGGTTCAATGTATTGAAAAGTTGTCAAAACATAAGAAATACAACATTGAGATGGAACAGCTCGTGAAAATGCTGGAAGAAATTAAAAGGCAAAAGAAAAGTATAATTGATATTTTAAGACCGATGAAAAATTCTGAATACTTTATGTTTGGAATAGATGAAACTATTGACGGAATAAAGCGGGAAAAGATAAAACTTGTAGTTATTCCAAAAGATATAAAGTCCAAATATATTCAAGAATTTGAAAAATTAAGTGAGAAATTTAATTTTAAAACTATATTTATTGAAAAAAAGACTGAATTAATAGAACTTTTTTCAAGAGATGTAAACGTTGTCGGTATTTTTGACAAGAAAGTAATAAAAGGAATATTAAGCAAAGTGGAGGTGATGAATGGATGA
- the infB gene encoding translation initiation factor IF-2: protein MKIHELAKELGYSGTAKFIEDIAKIGITGKKHHMNVLSSEEESLIRKSLQKNIQSNQNNSNSNKSRSENLNKNEIKTKENSTSKASNHSDIQKNNAEQSKNNENYKQNAKQPLNKNSKLNSEKNPDAGNKNLDNRKNLDNNQNQKFGQPNKFDKKENQKKMEMKANLSSQNNKMNDVNKEKQNFQNRENSGRNYQNRDNRDNQGRDNRNRDNFRKDGRDNFRRDNRNFNKDGNNQSRDNRNFNRDRDNNNRDSRENSGRNYQNRDNRDNQGRDSRNRDNFRKDGRDNFRRDNRNFNKDGNNQSRDNRDNRDNRGFQNRDRDNQGGGRNFRDRQDNRNFSDRGGFNRDRDDFRRDNRNFSNKKETQSEIPAAAVAEKGKAGGKGKGKFDKKKYEKNRRDRELQEKELRSDFRKDDKKKKKNKKQEKAVKDEIVRIEGESIGMITIGEEIVIKDLAEKLGINVSDIIKKFFMEGKLLTANAILSFEEAEEVALDYEVIVEKEVIEEVSYGEKYHLEQEDKEAELVTRAPVITIMGHVDHGKTSLLDALRHTNIMSDEAGGITQKIGAYQVNWKGQRITFIDTPGHEAFTEMRARGANITDISILIVAADDGVKPQTVEAISHAKEAGVPIIVAINKIDKPGADPMKVRTELTEYGLMSPEWGGTTEFVEISAKKKINLEELLETILITAELEELKANPNKRPKAVVVESRLDPKMGAVADVLVQEGTLKIGDVFVAGESHGRVRSMLDDRGKKINKAIVSQPVEITGFNVVPNAGDILYGVESDKQAKKIVEDFIRERKVNEQNKKKHISLESLSQELEEQELKELKCIIRADSKGSVEALRESLEKLNTEKVVINIIQGSAGAVTEGDVKLAEASNAIIIAFNVRPTTPARIIAEKTGVEIRNYNVIYHATEEIEKAMKGMLDPEFKEVYFGRIEVKQVFKVSNVGNIAGAVVVDGKVTKDSKIRVIRDGIIIFDGELGSLKRFKDDVKEVVMGQECGIGIQDFNDIKAGDIIESYIMEEIPR from the coding sequence ATGAAAATACATGAATTGGCAAAAGAATTAGGTTATAGCGGAACTGCTAAGTTTATTGAGGATATTGCTAAAATCGGTATAACAGGTAAAAAACATCACATGAATGTATTAAGCAGTGAAGAAGAATCTTTAATTAGAAAAAGTCTTCAAAAAAATATCCAAAGTAATCAAAATAATAGCAACAGTAACAAAAGCAGATCTGAAAATCTGAATAAAAACGAAATAAAAACCAAGGAAAACAGTACATCAAAAGCGAGCAACCATTCAGACATTCAAAAAAATAATGCTGAACAAAGTAAAAATAATGAAAATTACAAACAAAATGCAAAACAGCCATTAAACAAAAATAGTAAACTAAATTCAGAAAAAAATCCTGATGCTGGAAACAAAAATCTGGACAATAGAAAAAATTTAGATAATAATCAAAATCAAAAATTTGGACAGCCAAATAAATTTGATAAAAAAGAAAATCAAAAGAAAATGGAGATGAAAGCGAATTTGAGTAGTCAAAATAATAAAATGAATGATGTAAACAAAGAAAAGCAAAATTTTCAAAATAGAGAAAATAGTGGAAGAAATTATCAAAACCGAGATAATCGAGACAATCAAGGAAGAGACAATAGAAACAGGGACAACTTTAGAAAAGATGGAAGAGATAATTTCAGAAGAGACAACCGAAACTTTAACAAAGATGGAAATAATCAGTCACGAGACAATCGTAATTTTAATAGGGACAGAGACAACAATAACCGAGACAGCAGAGAAAATAGTGGAAGAAATTATCAAAACCGAGATAATCGGGACAATCAAGGAAGAGACAGTAGAAACAGAGACAACTTTAGAAAAGACGGAAGAGATAATTTCAGACGAGACAACCGAAACTTTAACAAAGATGGAAATAATCAGTCACGGGACAATCGAGATAATCGTGATAACAGAGGATTTCAAAATCGGGATAGAGATAATCAAGGTGGTGGAAGAAACTTCAGGGATAGACAAGATAATAGAAACTTTTCTGATAGAGGTGGATTTAATAGGGATAGAGATGACTTTAGACGAGACAACCGAAACTTTTCAAATAAAAAGGAGACACAATCGGAAATTCCAGCAGCAGCAGTGGCTGAAAAAGGTAAAGCCGGTGGAAAAGGAAAAGGAAAATTTGACAAGAAAAAATACGAAAAAAATAGAAGAGATAGAGAACTTCAGGAAAAAGAACTTCGTTCTGACTTTAGAAAAGATGACAAAAAGAAAAAGAAAAACAAGAAACAGGAAAAGGCTGTCAAAGATGAAATTGTCAGAATTGAAGGAGAGAGCATAGGAATGATAACAATTGGAGAGGAAATTGTTATTAAAGATCTAGCTGAAAAATTGGGAATCAATGTATCTGACATAATTAAAAAATTCTTTATGGAAGGGAAACTGCTTACTGCGAATGCAATTTTATCCTTTGAGGAAGCTGAAGAAGTGGCACTTGACTATGAAGTAATTGTGGAAAAGGAAGTAATTGAAGAAGTTAGTTATGGTGAAAAATATCATCTTGAGCAAGAAGACAAGGAAGCTGAACTTGTTACAAGAGCACCTGTAATTACAATAATGGGACACGTTGACCACGGGAAAACTTCATTGCTTGATGCACTTAGACATACAAATATTATGAGTGATGAAGCTGGAGGAATTACGCAAAAAATAGGGGCTTACCAAGTAAACTGGAAAGGACAGAGAATTACATTCATTGATACTCCAGGGCATGAGGCGTTTACTGAAATGAGAGCAAGAGGAGCGAATATTACGGATATTTCGATTCTGATTGTAGCGGCTGATGATGGAGTAAAACCTCAGACTGTGGAAGCTATTTCTCATGCTAAGGAAGCGGGAGTTCCAATAATTGTTGCAATTAACAAAATTGATAAGCCAGGTGCTGATCCTATGAAAGTTAGAACTGAATTGACTGAATATGGCTTGATGTCACCTGAATGGGGAGGAACTACTGAATTTGTTGAAATTTCTGCTAAAAAGAAAATTAATTTGGAAGAACTTCTTGAAACAATATTAATTACAGCGGAACTTGAAGAATTGAAGGCAAATCCTAACAAACGTCCTAAGGCAGTTGTCGTAGAATCAAGACTGGATCCTAAGATGGGAGCAGTTGCCGATGTGCTTGTGCAGGAAGGAACGCTTAAAATTGGAGATGTGTTCGTAGCTGGAGAATCTCATGGTAGAGTCCGTTCAATGCTTGATGACAGAGGTAAAAAAATAAACAAGGCTATTGTTTCACAGCCAGTTGAAATTACAGGATTTAATGTCGTTCCAAATGCGGGAGATATTTTGTATGGTGTAGAAAGTGATAAACAGGCTAAGAAAATTGTTGAAGATTTTATCAGGGAAAGAAAAGTAAACGAACAAAACAAGAAAAAACATATTTCACTGGAAAGTTTATCTCAAGAACTGGAAGAGCAGGAATTAAAAGAATTGAAATGTATCATAAGAGCCGATTCAAAAGGATCAGTTGAAGCATTGAGGGAATCGCTTGAAAAATTAAATACAGAAAAAGTTGTAATTAACATAATTCAGGGAAGTGCGGGAGCTGTAACGGAAGGGGATGTAAAACTTGCAGAAGCATCGAATGCAATTATAATCGCATTTAACGTGCGTCCAACAACACCAGCCAGAATTATTGCCGAGAAAACTGGAGTAGAAATTAGAAACTATAACGTAATTTACCACGCAACTGAAGAAATTGAAAAAGCGATGAAAGGAATGCTTGATCCTGAGTTTAAAGAAGTTTACTTTGGAAGAATTGAAGTTAAGCAAGTGTTTAAAGTATCAAATGTTGGAAATATCGCAGGAGCAGTTGTTGTTGACGGAAAAGTTACGAAAGATTCGAAAATCCGTGTAATTCGTGATGGAATTATTATTTTTGACGGTGAATTAGGTTCATTGAAACGGTTTAAGGATGATGTTAAGGAAGTTGTAATGGGACAGGAATGTGGAATTGGTATTCAAGACTTTAATGATATTAAGGCTGGAGATATTATCGAATCGTACATTATGGAAGAAATCCCAAGATAA
- the rbfA gene encoding 30S ribosome-binding factor RbfA: MNDRRKRGLEKEISRIIGMTLLTEVKNDKIKNLVSIHKVELTKDGRYLDLTFSILDLKDNVNREKIAEDLNKLKGFFRKKIGSQLSIRFVPEVRIHLDDSVEYGVKIASILNEIKKENDNIE; this comes from the coding sequence ATGAATGATAGAAGAAAAAGAGGACTGGAAAAGGAAATATCAAGAATTATCGGAATGACGCTTTTGACAGAAGTAAAAAATGATAAAATAAAAAATCTTGTGTCTATTCACAAGGTTGAACTGACAAAAGACGGACGGTATCTTGACTTGACTTTTTCAATACTGGATTTAAAAGATAACGTAAATAGAGAGAAAATCGCTGAAGATTTGAATAAATTAAAAGGTTTTTTTAGAAAAAAAATTGGTTCACAGCTGTCAATAAGGTTTGTTCCAGAAGTTAGAATTCATTTGGACGACAGTGTTGAATATGGAGTAAAGATTGCGTCGATATTGAATGAAATAAAAAAGGAAAATGACAATATTGAATAG
- the recJ gene encoding single-stranded-DNA-specific exonuclease RecJ: MKWELKNYDENYLTSKSSEFGESRLISRLLLNRGINTKEKVSKFLNSDEKDIHNPFLFENMEKVVKRIQQAGKNKEKIVVYGDYDVDGISGVAYLVIMLRKLGLNVDYYIPNRVHEGTGINKHVLAFLKNRETKLFITVDTSINDYDEILMLKNIGVDIIITDHHRQIGVFENKDVEKELNILTINPKTSKTYPNKYLSGSGVAFKLADAVYERYGANKKILYDYLDIIMIGTVADVVPMTDENRFIIKKGLNNLKKTKIKGLKYIINYLKINPRNITTSDIGFFIAPIFNALGRIDNSKRVVNFFIEEDDFKLFAIIEEMKRANKIRRYLENEIYNELEEKIQRLERPKYIFMKSRRWHSGVIGVVCSRISIKYNIPVILISIKNGYGKASCRSIEGINIFDILKSVSDKLERFGGHDLAAGFLVSEKYLGEIEKHLRQKLARKNRENVQKTLYVDAWLNIENLNKRKLHEINRLSPFGLDNQEANFMDSDVNFFNLTKFGINNRHFKGFVRKNNRIISVIGYNLGHKLKINNFYKKKFKIVYTPIFRSVHSDLFIELKIKDFK, from the coding sequence ATGAAATGGGAATTAAAAAACTATGACGAAAATTATTTGACATCTAAAAGTTCTGAATTTGGTGAAAGCAGGTTAATTTCAAGGCTTCTTCTGAATCGTGGAATCAATACGAAAGAAAAAGTTTCTAAATTCTTAAATTCAGATGAGAAAGATATTCACAATCCATTTTTATTTGAAAATATGGAAAAAGTTGTGAAAAGAATACAGCAGGCTGGGAAAAATAAGGAAAAAATCGTAGTTTATGGAGATTATGACGTTGATGGAATTTCTGGAGTGGCTTATCTTGTAATAATGCTAAGAAAATTGGGACTCAATGTGGATTATTACATTCCAAACCGTGTTCATGAGGGAACTGGAATAAATAAACACGTTTTAGCCTTTTTGAAAAATCGGGAAACAAAACTTTTTATAACAGTTGATACTTCGATAAATGATTATGATGAAATATTGATGTTAAAGAATATTGGCGTTGATATAATTATAACAGATCATCATAGGCAAATTGGCGTTTTTGAGAATAAGGATGTGGAAAAGGAGCTTAATATTCTTACGATAAATCCAAAAACTAGCAAAACCTACCCAAATAAATATTTATCAGGCTCTGGAGTCGCATTCAAGCTTGCCGATGCAGTTTATGAAAGATACGGTGCAAATAAAAAAATATTATATGATTATCTGGATATAATAATGATTGGAACGGTTGCAGATGTTGTGCCAATGACAGATGAAAACAGATTTATTATAAAAAAAGGGTTAAATAATCTAAAAAAAACTAAAATAAAAGGTTTGAAGTATATTATTAACTATTTAAAAATAAATCCGAGAAATATAACGACGAGCGATATAGGATTTTTCATTGCACCAATTTTTAACGCACTTGGGAGAATTGATAATTCCAAAAGAGTTGTAAATTTCTTTATTGAAGAGGATGATTTCAAACTTTTCGCAATAATTGAGGAAATGAAACGTGCAAATAAAATCAGACGTTATCTGGAAAATGAGATTTACAACGAGCTGGAAGAAAAAATCCAAAGACTTGAGCGACCGAAATATATTTTTATGAAAAGCAGAAGATGGCATTCTGGCGTAATTGGTGTAGTTTGTTCAAGAATTTCCATAAAGTACAATATTCCAGTGATTCTTATTTCAATAAAAAACGGATATGGAAAAGCATCCTGCAGAAGTATCGAAGGAATCAATATTTTTGATATTTTAAAAAGTGTATCGGATAAGCTGGAGCGGTTTGGAGGGCATGATTTGGCAGCTGGATTTCTTGTTTCGGAAAAATATTTAGGCGAAATTGAAAAACATTTGCGGCAAAAACTGGCAAGAAAAAACAGGGAAAATGTCCAGAAAACATTGTATGTGGATGCCTGGCTGAATATCGAGAATTTAAATAAACGAAAATTACATGAAATAAACAGGCTTTCCCCTTTTGGGCTGGATAATCAGGAGGCAAATTTTATGGATTCTGATGTGAATTTTTTTAATTTAACAAAATTTGGGATAAATAATCGGCATTTCAAAGGATTTGTCAGAAAAAATAATCGGATTATTTCAGTAATTGGATATAATTTAGGACATAAATTAAAGATAAATAATTTTTATAAGAAAAAATTTAAAATAGTTTATACTCCAATATTTAGATCTGTTCATTCAGATTTGTTTATTGAGCTGAAAATAAAGGATTTTAAGTAA
- the tig gene encoding trigger factor yields the protein MAVKKLNESTYEVSAVREGEELKHLKEHVLVHFKDAKVDGFRPGHVPAKVIENKFKKEIEGEILNHIISDEYRKAVAENELRPIADIKLEKYELNDDKVEVVFTIPVLPSFELGQYKGVEVEKENVEITDEKVNEEIEKLRENAAKLKEVEENEEAKNDDVVNINFEGFMDGEAFDGGKAEGYDLTLGSHSFIDTFEDQIAGHKKGDEFDVNVTFPEEYHAENLKGKPALFKVKVNSIKRKEEAELNDDLAKELGFDSVEDMTNKTRENITKREEARAENDFKNKVVEAVVDAITFDVPEELVRREIDYQINRFAQQLQMQGMKLEQYFQMTGQTLETMRESAKENAERAVKTELVLAEIAKAEEIKTTDDEITKEIETLAAMYGIDKETLLSDVRKNGNYERFIDETNYRLVNQKTIDLLVNEAKVK from the coding sequence ATGGCAGTAAAAAAATTAAACGAGTCTACTTATGAAGTATCAGCAGTTAGGGAAGGGGAAGAATTAAAACATTTAAAAGAACATGTTTTAGTACATTTTAAAGATGCAAAAGTAGATGGTTTCCGTCCAGGACACGTACCTGCGAAAGTAATTGAAAATAAATTTAAAAAAGAAATCGAAGGAGAAATCTTAAATCATATTATTTCTGATGAATATAGAAAAGCGGTTGCAGAAAATGAATTAAGACCAATCGCTGATATTAAACTTGAAAAATATGAACTTAACGATGATAAAGTTGAAGTAGTATTTACAATACCTGTATTACCTTCATTTGAATTAGGGCAATATAAAGGTGTGGAAGTAGAAAAGGAAAATGTTGAAATTACTGACGAAAAAGTAAATGAAGAAATTGAAAAATTAAGAGAAAATGCGGCAAAATTAAAAGAAGTTGAAGAAAATGAAGAAGCTAAAAATGATGATGTTGTAAACATTAACTTTGAAGGATTTATGGATGGTGAAGCATTTGATGGCGGAAAAGCTGAAGGGTATGACTTGACATTAGGTTCTCACAGCTTTATTGACACTTTTGAAGATCAAATTGCAGGACACAAAAAAGGTGACGAATTTGACGTGAATGTTACATTCCCGGAAGAATATCACGCTGAAAACTTAAAAGGAAAACCAGCCTTATTCAAAGTAAAAGTAAATTCAATCAAGAGAAAAGAAGAAGCTGAATTAAATGACGACTTGGCAAAAGAATTAGGATTTGACTCGGTTGAAGATATGACAAATAAAACTAGAGAAAATATTACAAAAAGAGAAGAAGCAAGAGCTGAAAATGACTTTAAGAACAAAGTTGTAGAGGCTGTTGTAGATGCAATTACATTTGATGTTCCAGAAGAATTAGTTCGAAGAGAAATTGACTACCAAATCAATAGATTTGCACAACAATTGCAAATGCAAGGAATGAAATTGGAGCAATATTTCCAAATGACTGGACAAACATTGGAAACAATGAGAGAAAGTGCAAAAGAAAATGCTGAAAGAGCTGTAAAAACAGAACTAGTATTAGCTGAAATCGCTAAAGCTGAAGAAATCAAAACAACTGACGACGAAATAACAAAAGAAATTGAAACATTGGCTGCAATGTACGGAATTGACAAGGAAACATTACTTTCTGATGTAAGAAAAAATGGAAACTATGAAAGATTCATTGATGAAACAAACTACAGATTAGTAAATCAAAAAACAATTGATTTATTAGTAAATGAAGCAAAAGTTAAATAG
- the clpP gene encoding ATP-dependent Clp endopeptidase proteolytic subunit ClpP has protein sequence MSVYSPVVIENDGRGERSYDIYSRLLKDRIIFVSGEVEDGMANAIVAQLLFLDAQDNEKDIVMYINSPGGVITAGLAIYDTMRHIKSDVSTVCVGQAASMGAVLLSAGAKGKRYSLPNSRIMIHQPLGGARGQATDIQIQAKEIERMKEITSKILSEATGKSVEEIYADTERDNFMSPDEAVNYGLIDKIL, from the coding sequence ATGTCAGTATATAGTCCAGTAGTTATTGAAAATGATGGACGTGGGGAAAGAAGCTATGATATTTATTCAAGACTTTTAAAGGATAGAATAATTTTTGTAAGTGGAGAAGTTGAAGATGGGATGGCAAATGCAATTGTCGCTCAATTATTATTTTTAGATGCACAGGATAATGAAAAAGATATAGTTATGTATATAAACAGTCCAGGTGGAGTAATTACTGCGGGACTTGCAATTTATGACACAATGCGTCACATTAAAAGCGATGTTTCTACAGTCTGTGTGGGACAAGCAGCAAGTATGGGAGCAGTATTATTGTCGGCTGGAGCAAAAGGAAAAAGATACTCATTACCAAATTCAAGAATTATGATTCACCAGCCATTAGGTGGAGCAAGAGGACAGGCAACAGATATTCAGATTCAAGCAAAAGAAATTGAAAGAATGAAGGAAATAACAAGCAAAATTTTATCAGAAGCAACTGGAAAATCAGTAGAGGAAATTTATGCAGATACTGAAAGAGACAACTTTATGTCCCCAGACGAAGCTGTAAATTACGGATTAATTGATAAAATTTTATAA
- the clpX gene encoding ATP-dependent Clp protease ATP-binding subunit ClpX, giving the protein MLAKKKNYCSFCGREEHEVERLIQSPEEDDVFICNECIEDSAELLDSFREYDENEQNREITLLKPKEIKAKLDEYIIGQEQPKKVLSVAVYNHFKRIMHKQKNVDNDVELQKSNVLLVGPTGSGKTLLAQTLAKTLNVPLAIADATTLTEAGYVGDDVENVLLKLIKAADYDIETAEHGIIYIDEIDKIARKSENMSITRDVSGEGVQQALLKIIEGTVASVPPQGGRKHPNQEMIEINTKDILFIVGGAFEGLEAKVKDRVNEKRVGFGLETNNTKLDDLTLFENVLPEDLIKFGLIPELIGRLPVITALHGLDEEAMIKILTEPKNSLVKQYKKYFEMENVDLEFEKDAITEIAQLALKRKIGARGLRSIIESVMTDLMYEIPSKDNVKKVIITKEAVTDKEKVIVE; this is encoded by the coding sequence ATATTGGCAAAGAAAAAAAATTACTGTTCATTCTGTGGCAGGGAAGAGCATGAAGTGGAACGGTTGATACAAAGTCCTGAAGAGGATGATGTGTTTATCTGTAATGAATGTATAGAAGATAGTGCGGAATTGCTGGATAGTTTCAGAGAATATGATGAAAATGAGCAAAATAGAGAGATTACATTGTTAAAGCCAAAAGAAATAAAGGCAAAACTTGATGAATATATTATCGGACAGGAACAGCCTAAAAAAGTATTATCTGTAGCAGTTTATAATCATTTTAAGAGAATAATGCATAAACAAAAAAATGTAGACAATGATGTGGAACTGCAAAAATCAAATGTGTTGCTAGTAGGGCCTACTGGAAGTGGAAAAACCTTGCTTGCACAGACATTGGCGAAAACATTGAATGTGCCTTTGGCGATTGCAGATGCAACGACATTGACGGAAGCTGGATATGTTGGGGATGACGTAGAAAACGTGCTTTTGAAATTAATAAAAGCGGCTGATTATGACATTGAAACGGCGGAACACGGGATAATTTATATTGATGAAATTGATAAAATTGCGAGAAAATCGGAAAATATGTCAATTACAAGGGATGTTTCTGGAGAAGGAGTTCAGCAGGCGTTACTTAAGATTATTGAAGGGACTGTTGCGAGCGTGCCTCCACAAGGTGGAAGAAAGCATCCAAATCAGGAAATGATTGAAATTAATACGAAGGATATTTTATTTATCGTTGGTGGGGCATTTGAAGGGCTGGAAGCGAAAGTCAAGGATAGAGTCAATGAGAAAAGAGTAGGATTTGGACTGGAAACAAATAATACGAAATTGGACGATTTGACTTTATTTGAAAATGTATTGCCAGAAGATTTGATAAAATTTGGGCTGATTCCTGAATTAATTGGGCGGTTACCAGTAATCACAGCACTTCATGGGCTTGACGAGGAAGCTATGATTAAAATATTAACAGAGCCTAAAAACTCGCTTGTTAAGCAATATAAAAAATATTTTGAGATGGAAAATGTGGATTTGGAATTTGAGAAGGATGCGATTACAGAAATTGCACAATTGGCACTGAAAAGAAAAATTGGGGCGAGGGGGCTTCGTTCCATTATTGAAAGTGTTATGACTGATTTAATGTATGAAATTCCATCAAAAGATAATGTTAAAAAAGTAATAATTACTAAAGAAGCAGTTACTGATAAAGAGAAAGTAATTGTTGAATAA